The Corynebacterium tuberculostearicum genome window below encodes:
- the hutH gene encoding histidine ammonia-lyase — protein MPNAYPSTVTVNVGALSIEDVVAVARYGAKVEIAPEALEEVAATRERVEELAQDPTPVYGISTGFGALARRHIPEEMRAQLQLSLVRSHAAGTGPEVEEEVIRALMLLRLSTLCTGRTGVRPVVVETYAKALNAGIVPVVREYGSLGCSGDLAPLAHCALALLGEGEVRVNGELKDAGDALAAAGIEPLQLREKEGLALINGTDGMLGQLCLAITDLRAAAKTADIATAMTVEGLLGTLVVFADDLQQLRPHPGQADAAANILQVAEGSQILEAALEEFKKNQVQDAYSVRCAPQVAGGFRDTLAHTAQVAERELAAAVDNPVVTKDGRVVSNGNFHGAPVAYALDFLAIVTADLASISERRTDRFLDPARNRGLNAFLADDPGVDSGHMIAQYAQAGIVSEMKRLANPSSADSIPSSAMQEDHVSMGWSAARKLRKAVDGLQRVLAVEILTAARAIDMREGTPAKGTGAVIEKLRQTVDGPGVDRYLSPEIEETVRLVKEGALIDAVEDATGKLRG, from the coding sequence ATGCCTAACGCCTACCCATCCACCGTGACCGTCAACGTCGGTGCGTTGAGTATCGAGGACGTCGTTGCCGTTGCCCGCTATGGAGCAAAGGTGGAGATTGCGCCCGAGGCTCTCGAAGAGGTAGCCGCGACCCGCGAGCGCGTGGAAGAACTGGCACAGGATCCCACCCCGGTCTATGGCATTTCCACCGGCTTTGGTGCACTTGCCCGCCGCCACATTCCGGAGGAGATGCGCGCCCAGCTGCAGCTTTCCTTAGTGCGCTCGCATGCCGCGGGCACCGGCCCAGAGGTGGAAGAAGAGGTCATCCGCGCGCTCATGCTGCTGCGCCTGTCCACCTTGTGTACCGGTCGTACCGGCGTGCGCCCGGTGGTCGTAGAAACCTATGCCAAGGCGCTGAATGCCGGAATCGTTCCGGTGGTGCGCGAGTACGGATCGCTCGGCTGCTCCGGCGATTTGGCGCCGCTGGCACACTGCGCATTGGCCCTGCTGGGCGAGGGTGAAGTGCGCGTCAATGGCGAACTCAAGGACGCGGGCGACGCTCTGGCCGCGGCCGGCATCGAACCGCTGCAGCTGCGCGAGAAGGAAGGCCTCGCGCTTATAAACGGCACCGATGGCATGCTCGGCCAGCTCTGCCTGGCCATTACTGACCTGCGCGCGGCCGCCAAGACCGCCGATATTGCCACCGCCATGACCGTGGAGGGCCTGCTGGGTACCCTCGTGGTCTTTGCCGATGACCTGCAGCAGTTGCGCCCGCACCCAGGCCAGGCCGATGCCGCGGCCAATATCCTCCAGGTGGCCGAAGGCTCGCAGATTCTGGAGGCCGCGCTCGAGGAATTCAAGAAGAACCAGGTGCAGGATGCGTACTCCGTGCGCTGCGCCCCGCAGGTTGCCGGCGGGTTCCGCGATACCCTGGCCCACACCGCCCAGGTGGCCGAGCGCGAGCTGGCCGCCGCGGTGGATAACCCGGTGGTAACCAAGGATGGTCGCGTGGTCTCCAATGGCAATTTCCACGGCGCGCCAGTTGCCTATGCGCTCGACTTCCTTGCCATCGTCACTGCGGACTTGGCGTCCATTTCCGAGCGCCGCACCGACCGCTTCCTGGACCCGGCGCGCAACCGCGGGCTGAATGCCTTTCTTGCCGACGACCCCGGTGTCGACTCCGGCCACATGATTGCGCAGTACGCCCAGGCCGGCATCGTGAGCGAAATGAAGCGCCTAGCCAACCCATCTTCGGCCGATTCCATTCCTTCTTCGGCCATGCAGGAAGACCATGTGTCTATGGGATGGTCCGCCGCCCGCAAGCTGCGCAAGGCCGTGGATGGCCTACAGCGCGTGCTGGCCGTGGAAATCCTCACCGCCGCCCGCGCCATCGACATGCGCGAGGGCACCCCGGCCAAGGGCACCGGCGCGGTGATTGAGAAGCTGCGCCAGACTGTGGACGGCCCCGGTGTGGACCGCTACCTGTCCCCGGAAATCGAGGAGACCGTACGCCTAGTCAAGGAAGGCGCTCTTATCGACGCCGTCGAGGACGCTACTGGAAAGCTGCGTGGTTAA
- a CDS encoding flavin reductase family protein: MPRPIGWLSSVDGQGRENIAPYSQWQNLTFDPPMVMFSANQYPDSRRKDTVLNAEETGWFVWNMDTYDLREEVNKSAQVLDYGDSEWDRLSVTKEYADNYRIPMVKESPVKFECQYKTTLRVPGSDDAARAGLEGSA; encoded by the coding sequence GTGCCACGACCTATTGGTTGGCTCTCTAGCGTCGACGGCCAAGGTCGCGAAAATATCGCTCCCTATAGCCAGTGGCAAAACCTCACCTTCGATCCACCCATGGTGATGTTTTCGGCCAACCAGTACCCGGATAGTCGTCGTAAGGACACGGTCCTCAATGCCGAGGAAACCGGCTGGTTCGTGTGGAATATGGACACCTATGACCTGCGCGAGGAAGTCAATAAATCCGCCCAGGTGCTCGACTATGGCGACAGCGAGTGGGACCGCCTTTCCGTCACCAAGGAATATGCGGACAATTACCGCATTCCCATGGTGAAGGAGTCTCCGGTGAAGTTCGAGTGCCAGTACAAGACCACGCTGCGCGTGCCCGGTTCCGACGACGCCGCGCGCGCCGGGCTAGAGGGCAGCGCGTAG
- a CDS encoding SGNH/GDSL hydrolase family protein, giving the protein MRRFIPLLSAALLTACSTPAEEPQPPHYVALGDSYAAMGSTTLPLDPPNTCVRAQDSYPELAAKEMDAKLTNVTCQGASTLDVLSSAGEHPAQVDALREDTNLVSLSIGGNDASFVRLTQCATDDICQAESGAQIDLEIRDLPRRLDKVYEEIHRRSPNAKVLATGYLPLIKHGETCPYIEKVPASDREWLAASIERINQAVREAAERHGATYVLADAALDHTACSPSPWVDFTGKDTNSFPMHPTHAGQVAMAQALRAAL; this is encoded by the coding sequence ATGCGCCGGTTCATCCCCCTCCTTTCCGCGGCCCTCCTCACCGCTTGTTCCACCCCCGCCGAGGAACCGCAGCCACCCCACTATGTCGCGCTGGGAGATTCCTATGCGGCCATGGGCTCGACCACACTGCCACTGGATCCACCCAATACCTGCGTACGCGCACAAGATTCCTACCCCGAGCTCGCGGCCAAGGAGATGGACGCAAAGCTCACCAATGTCACCTGCCAGGGCGCTAGCACCCTCGACGTACTTTCCTCGGCCGGCGAACACCCCGCCCAGGTGGACGCCCTACGCGAGGACACCAACCTGGTGAGCCTATCCATCGGCGGCAATGACGCCAGCTTCGTGCGCCTTACCCAGTGCGCCACGGACGATATCTGCCAGGCGGAATCAGGCGCGCAGATTGACTTAGAAATCCGCGATCTGCCCCGCCGGCTCGACAAGGTCTACGAGGAAATTCACCGCCGCTCCCCTAATGCGAAGGTCCTTGCCACCGGCTACCTCCCCCTTATCAAGCACGGGGAGACCTGCCCCTACATAGAAAAAGTCCCGGCCAGTGACCGGGAATGGTTGGCCGCCTCCATCGAGCGCATCAATCAGGCAGTGCGCGAGGCCGCCGAGCGCCACGGGGCTACTTACGTGCTTGCCGACGCCGCCCTAGACCACACCGCCTGCTCCCCCTCGCCGTGGGTGGACTTTACGGGAAAGGACACCAATTCCTTTCCCATGCACCCCACACACGCGGGCCAGGTGGCAATGGCCCAGGCGCTACGCGCTGCCCTCTAG
- the hutU gene encoding urocanate hydratase codes for MSQPREVRAPRGTELSAKSWQTEAPLRMLMNNLDPEVAERPEDLVVYGGTGRAARSWEAFDAIVESLKDLESDETLLVQSGKPVGIWKTNEWAPRVLIANSNLVGDWANWEHFRKLEDEGLMMYGQMTAGSWIYIATQGILQGTFETFAAVAKKRFGGSLAGTFTLTGGCGGMGGAQPLSVTLNGGACLIVDVDETRLKRRQHKRYLDEVVTDLDEALKLVLDAKENKKPLSVGLVGNAAEVFPEILRRQRAGEFTVDIVTDQTSAHDPLSYLPSEITMEDWHNEAKADPTTFTKKARESMAAQVQAMVEFQDEGAEVFDYGNSIRDEARKAGYQRAFEFPGFVPAYIRPLFCEGLGPFRWAALSGDPEDIKVTDQALKELFPDNEHLHNWLDAAEEYVEFEGLPARICWLGYNERHKAGLLFNDLVREGKIKAPIVIGRDHLDSGSVASPYRETEAMLDGTDAVADWPLLNAMTAVSSGATWVSLHHGGGVGMGRSIHAGQVTVADGTELAAAKLRAVLTNDPGMGVIRHVDSGYTRAKEVADERGVRIPMEFKARD; via the coding sequence ATGTCTCAACCACGCGAAGTACGCGCGCCGCGCGGAACCGAATTGTCCGCCAAGTCCTGGCAGACCGAAGCGCCCCTGCGCATGCTCATGAATAACCTCGATCCCGAGGTTGCCGAGCGCCCCGAGGACCTCGTGGTCTACGGCGGCACCGGCCGCGCAGCACGCAGCTGGGAAGCCTTTGACGCCATCGTAGAATCCTTGAAGGACCTCGAATCCGATGAGACCCTGCTGGTGCAGTCCGGCAAGCCGGTGGGCATCTGGAAGACCAACGAGTGGGCACCGCGCGTGCTCATCGCTAACTCCAACCTCGTGGGAGACTGGGCTAACTGGGAGCACTTCCGCAAGCTCGAGGACGAGGGCCTGATGATGTACGGCCAGATGACGGCCGGCTCTTGGATCTACATCGCCACCCAGGGCATCCTGCAGGGCACCTTCGAGACCTTCGCGGCAGTGGCTAAGAAGCGCTTTGGCGGCAGCCTTGCCGGTACTTTCACCCTGACCGGTGGTTGTGGCGGTATGGGCGGCGCACAGCCGCTGTCCGTCACCCTCAACGGCGGCGCCTGCCTCATCGTGGACGTGGACGAGACCCGCCTGAAGCGTCGTCAGCACAAGCGCTACCTGGATGAGGTTGTCACCGACCTCGATGAGGCCCTCAAGCTAGTCCTGGACGCCAAGGAAAACAAGAAGCCGCTGTCTGTCGGCCTGGTAGGCAACGCCGCCGAGGTCTTCCCAGAGATCCTGCGCCGCCAGCGCGCCGGGGAATTCACCGTAGACATCGTCACGGACCAGACCTCCGCACATGACCCGCTGTCCTACCTGCCTTCTGAAATCACCATGGAAGACTGGCACAACGAGGCCAAGGCGGATCCGACCACCTTTACCAAGAAGGCCCGCGAGTCCATGGCCGCCCAGGTCCAGGCCATGGTCGAGTTCCAGGATGAGGGTGCCGAGGTCTTTGACTACGGCAACTCTATCCGCGATGAGGCCCGCAAGGCCGGCTACCAGCGCGCCTTCGAATTCCCGGGCTTCGTTCCGGCCTATATCCGCCCGCTCTTCTGTGAGGGCCTGGGCCCCTTCCGCTGGGCCGCGCTTTCCGGCGACCCAGAGGACATCAAGGTCACCGACCAAGCGCTCAAGGAGCTCTTCCCGGACAACGAGCACCTGCACAACTGGCTCGATGCCGCCGAGGAGTATGTCGAGTTCGAGGGTCTGCCAGCACGCATTTGCTGGCTGGGCTACAACGAGCGCCACAAGGCCGGCCTGCTCTTCAACGACCTGGTGCGCGAGGGCAAGATCAAGGCGCCGATCGTCATCGGCCGTGACCACCTGGATTCTGGCTCCGTGGCATCCCCATACCGCGAAACCGAAGCCATGCTCGATGGCACCGACGCCGTGGCCGACTGGCCGCTGCTCAACGCCATGACCGCTGTGTCTTCCGGCGCTACCTGGGTTTCCCTCCACCACGGCGGTGGCGTGGGCATGGGCCGCTCCATCCACGCAGGCCAGGTCACCGTTGCAGACGGCACCGAGCTCGCCGCGGCCAAGCTGCGCGCGGTGCTCACCAATGACCCGGGCATGGGCGTTATCCGCCACGTCGATTCCGGCTACACTCGCGCAAAGGAGGTCGCCGATGAGCGCGGCGTCCGTATTCCAATGGAATTCAAGGCAAGGGACTAG
- the hutI gene encoding imidazolonepropionase — MSTLFTGISELRTVSERGTLNDAAIIAQSGTIAWVGPASEAPAADEKVDLGGRAVLPGWVDSHTHMVFDGDRSAEFEARISGGSYEAGGIAVTMDATRQAGTDRLDQLVADRVAAGRRGGTTTFETKTGYGLNTESEVEAAKVASRHVDDVTFLGAHLVPPGADAEEYLDEVVGPMLEGVAPYVQWIDVFCERGAFNEEQSRRVLEAGKNLGLGLRVHGNQLGEGPGVALAVELGAASVDHVNHLTDEDVELLANSDTVATMLPACDLSTREPLAPGRTLLDAGATLAIASNLNPGTSYTSSMNYCVTTAVLQQHLSVDEAIHAATTGGATALRRHNVGNGLDPQGRPAKGTIVEGAAADLHVLDAPSAVHLAYRPGMPLSYRTFVAGA, encoded by the coding sequence ATGAGCACACTTTTTACCGGCATTTCAGAACTCCGTACGGTCAGCGAGCGTGGCACGCTTAACGACGCCGCCATTATCGCCCAATCCGGCACCATCGCCTGGGTCGGCCCAGCCTCCGAGGCACCGGCCGCCGACGAAAAGGTGGACCTAGGCGGCCGCGCCGTCCTGCCCGGCTGGGTAGATTCGCACACCCACATGGTCTTCGACGGTGACCGCTCCGCCGAATTCGAGGCCCGCATCTCCGGCGGTTCCTATGAGGCAGGCGGCATCGCCGTGACCATGGACGCCACCCGCCAGGCCGGCACCGACCGCCTGGACCAGCTGGTGGCGGACCGCGTGGCCGCCGGCCGCCGCGGTGGCACCACCACCTTTGAGACCAAGACGGGCTACGGCCTCAATACCGAGTCCGAGGTGGAGGCCGCCAAGGTAGCCTCCCGCCACGTCGATGACGTGACCTTCTTGGGCGCGCACCTGGTCCCGCCGGGAGCGGACGCGGAGGAGTACCTCGACGAGGTCGTTGGCCCCATGCTCGAGGGCGTTGCTCCCTACGTGCAGTGGATCGACGTCTTCTGTGAGCGCGGCGCCTTCAACGAGGAACAATCCCGCCGCGTGCTGGAGGCCGGTAAGAATTTGGGCCTCGGCCTGCGCGTGCACGGCAATCAGCTGGGCGAGGGGCCGGGCGTTGCCCTCGCCGTCGAACTGGGCGCGGCCTCGGTAGACCACGTCAATCACCTAACCGACGAGGACGTCGAGCTGCTGGCCAATTCCGATACCGTGGCCACCATGCTGCCGGCGTGCGACCTGTCCACCCGCGAGCCGCTCGCCCCGGGCCGCACGCTTCTCGACGCCGGCGCTACCCTCGCCATCGCCTCCAACCTCAACCCTGGCACGTCCTATACCTCCTCGATGAATTACTGCGTGACCACCGCGGTCCTGCAGCAGCACCTCTCCGTCGATGAGGCCATCCACGCCGCCACCACCGGCGGAGCGACCGCCCTGCGCCGCCACAACGTGGGCAACGGCCTCGACCCGCAGGGCCGCCCGGCTAAGGGCACCATCGTGGAGGGTGCCGCCGCGGACCTGCACGTGCTCGACGCACCCAGCGCCGTGCACTTGGCCTACCGCCCAGGCATGCCACTGAGCTACCGCACTTTCGTCGCGGGCGCTTAG
- a CDS encoding DEAD/DEAH box helicase — MSITDNATGGVNEPEDFNKSESQDNSQGVTKDTRAANTSEDTGAESQDSANDNSQGFAHLGLPEKILEAVAKVGFTKPSPIQEETIPILMEGRDVVGLAQTGTGKTAAFALPVLSQIDTKARHPQALVLAPTRELALQVADSFQSFAESLKGVEVLPIYGGQAYGIQLSGLRRGAQVIVGTPGRVIDHLEKGSLDLSQLQFLVLDEADEMLNMGFQEDVERILEDTPDRKQVALFSATMPNAIRRLSKQYLDNPAEVTVKSERRTNDNITQRFLLIPHRAKMDAFTRILEVINYDAIIVFCRTKHETEEVAETLRDRGFSAAAINGDIAQAQRERTVDQLKDGRLDILVATDVAARGLDVERITHVVNFDIPNDTESYVHRIGRTGRAGRSGEAILFVTPRERRMLRSIERVTNARLEEMELPSVDEVNEKRKEKFAQSITNSMDNKQADFFRTLVRKYSEDNNAAMDDIAAALAVMLQGGKNFLMEDKPLPKPKRDRDRRDDRKRDFKGGSKGRGPKRPDGDFETYRLDVGKRQNVRPGAIVGAIANEGGLSAKDFGRITIAVGHTLVDLPKNLDPAVLDRLKDTRISGQLIKIQKDTGRPPRRDHGGGRKRGGRWRD, encoded by the coding sequence ATGAGCATTACCGATAACGCCACCGGCGGCGTCAACGAGCCGGAAGATTTTAATAAGTCGGAATCTCAGGACAACTCGCAAGGTGTCACCAAGGACACCAGGGCTGCGAATACTTCTGAGGACACCGGCGCTGAGTCCCAAGATTCAGCCAACGACAACTCCCAGGGGTTCGCGCATCTTGGCCTGCCAGAGAAAATTCTGGAGGCCGTTGCGAAAGTAGGCTTCACCAAGCCGTCCCCCATTCAGGAAGAAACCATCCCGATCTTGATGGAAGGCCGCGACGTTGTCGGCCTTGCCCAGACCGGTACCGGCAAGACCGCAGCCTTTGCGCTGCCGGTTCTGTCGCAGATTGACACCAAGGCCCGCCATCCGCAGGCCCTCGTGCTCGCTCCCACCCGCGAGCTGGCCCTGCAGGTGGCGGACTCCTTCCAATCCTTCGCCGAGTCCCTCAAGGGCGTCGAGGTGCTGCCTATCTACGGTGGCCAAGCCTATGGCATTCAGCTTTCCGGTCTGCGCCGCGGTGCGCAGGTTATCGTGGGCACCCCGGGTCGCGTCATCGACCACCTGGAGAAGGGCTCGCTGGACCTGTCCCAGCTGCAGTTTCTCGTCCTCGATGAGGCCGATGAGATGCTGAACATGGGCTTCCAAGAAGACGTCGAGCGCATCCTGGAGGACACCCCGGACCGCAAGCAGGTGGCGCTTTTCTCGGCCACCATGCCGAACGCTATCCGACGCCTGTCTAAGCAGTACCTCGACAACCCCGCCGAGGTCACGGTGAAGTCCGAGCGCCGCACCAATGACAACATCACGCAGCGCTTCCTCCTCATTCCGCACCGCGCAAAGATGGATGCCTTCACCCGCATCCTCGAGGTCATCAATTACGACGCCATCATCGTCTTCTGCCGTACCAAGCACGAGACCGAAGAGGTGGCCGAGACCCTGCGTGACCGCGGTTTCAGCGCCGCCGCCATCAACGGCGATATTGCGCAGGCTCAGCGCGAGCGCACCGTCGATCAGCTCAAGGATGGCCGCCTAGACATCCTCGTGGCTACCGACGTCGCCGCCCGTGGCCTCGACGTCGAGCGCATCACGCACGTGGTCAACTTCGATATCCCGAACGATACCGAGTCTTACGTGCACCGCATCGGCCGCACCGGCCGCGCTGGACGCTCCGGCGAAGCCATCCTATTCGTCACCCCGCGCGAGCGCCGCATGCTGCGCTCCATCGAGCGCGTGACCAACGCCCGCTTGGAAGAGATGGAACTGCCGTCCGTCGATGAGGTCAATGAAAAGCGCAAGGAAAAGTTCGCGCAGTCCATTACCAACTCCATGGATAATAAGCAGGCGGACTTCTTCCGGACCTTGGTGCGCAAGTACTCCGAGGACAATAATGCGGCCATGGATGACATCGCTGCAGCCCTCGCCGTCATGCTGCAGGGTGGCAAGAACTTCCTGATGGAAGACAAGCCGCTTCCCAAGCCGAAGCGCGATCGCGACCGCCGCGATGATCGCAAGCGTGATTTCAAGGGTGGCAGTAAGGGTCGCGGCCCCAAGCGGCCGGACGGAGACTTTGAGACGTACCGACTGGACGTCGGCAAGCGGCAAAATGTGCGACCAGGAGCCATCGTCGGCGCTATTGCCAACGAGGGTGGCTTGTCTGCCAAGGACTTCGGCCGCATCACCATCGCGGTGGGCCACACCCTGGTTGACCTGCCAAAGAACCTTGACCCGGCAGTACTGGACCGACTGAAGGATACCCGCATTTCCGGCCAGCTGATCAAGATTCAAAAGGACACCGGCCGCCCGCCACGCCGTGATCACGGCGGCGGACGCAAACGCGGTGGACGCTGGCGCGACTAG
- a CDS encoding HNH endonuclease signature motif containing protein, whose amino-acid sequence MNAPYFANTNPANSTSQAATDIRKAEYLLWKRLHPDPDDDIEIISQSLSDLTGTRQSRIRNIIFAFERLQELPRLKARQEEHYHLDLDRLITIDQTLSKLGEIDAEKRLLIDAELTTYLTPKRPNQKLPSHRNLRRKLRELIVRLDPTIAARDPRRKESYHLEPTGGEWAAVCLDVGLETAEIIDRNIRGVATEKDISLAQAAVELLTGEAEARAKVVLNMYRCDLPDAPAFVQSLGWVSPEVADDMQSRATTVRDMEKAAQDESGNYVTPPRIRAFVEGLDGTCRWPGCTRPAMASQMDHRHDFADGGPTSAANLTCLCQHHHNIKTDGRAFYIKDPISGDVVWLFEDSTWVYDEASGPLAPKNRRWAQTVAQATRRRRENAHEDAQKLKEELENEKRDSEDTVPEE is encoded by the coding sequence ATGAATGCGCCCTATTTTGCCAATACCAATCCAGCAAATTCCACCTCACAAGCAGCTACAGACATCCGCAAGGCTGAATACCTCCTATGGAAACGCCTGCATCCAGACCCGGATGACGATATCGAAATAATTAGCCAATCACTGTCGGATCTCACCGGAACGCGCCAGTCCCGAATTAGAAATATCATTTTCGCCTTTGAGCGATTACAGGAGCTGCCGCGCCTTAAAGCCCGGCAGGAAGAGCATTACCACTTAGATTTAGACCGCTTAATCACTATTGACCAGACGCTGTCCAAGTTAGGCGAGATTGACGCCGAAAAACGCCTGCTTATCGACGCCGAATTAACCACCTACCTCACCCCCAAACGCCCTAACCAAAAATTACCGTCCCACCGCAACCTGCGGCGAAAGCTGCGGGAGCTGATTGTCCGCCTTGATCCCACCATCGCCGCACGCGACCCGCGGCGCAAGGAGTCCTATCACCTCGAGCCTACGGGCGGGGAGTGGGCCGCAGTGTGCCTAGACGTGGGCTTAGAGACTGCCGAAATCATCGACCGAAATATTCGCGGTGTGGCCACAGAGAAGGACATCTCCTTGGCTCAGGCTGCGGTCGAGTTGCTCACCGGTGAGGCCGAAGCCAGGGCGAAGGTGGTGCTCAATATGTACCGCTGCGATCTGCCGGATGCTCCGGCTTTCGTCCAAAGCTTGGGTTGGGTTTCGCCGGAGGTGGCCGATGACATGCAATCGCGGGCCACGACCGTGCGCGACATGGAGAAGGCGGCACAAGATGAAAGTGGAAACTACGTCACGCCGCCGCGTATCCGCGCCTTTGTGGAAGGGCTCGATGGAACCTGCCGGTGGCCCGGATGTACGCGGCCGGCTATGGCTTCCCAGATGGACCATCGGCACGACTTCGCTGACGGAGGACCTACTTCGGCGGCAAACTTGACCTGCCTGTGTCAACATCACCACAACATCAAGACTGATGGACGGGCGTTTTATATCAAGGATCCAATTAGCGGGGACGTCGTCTGGCTCTTTGAAGATTCGACTTGGGTCTATGACGAAGCCAGCGGTCCGCTCGCGCCGAAGAATCGGAGGTGGGCGCAGACTGTGGCGCAGGCGACGCGGCGGCGTCGAGAAAATGCGCACGAAGATGCGCAAAAGCTGAAGGAAGAGCTAGAAAACGAGAAAAGGGACAGTGAAGACACTGTCCCAGAGGAGTAA
- a CDS encoding DUF2269 domain-containing protein: protein MTSFLVFLHVAAAILLIGPVCVSTSSFQTQMAKAAQGDHAALGSARVLHNITNTYGYISAIVPILGLGVFLSDISAYKSEVNFHIAILVAIVAWCLLFFVILPKQKKAMAALESTESFDYAAAKKPLSAFGGVFNLLWIICLILMYVNF, encoded by the coding sequence ATGACTTCTTTCCTTGTATTCCTCCACGTGGCCGCAGCCATTCTCTTGATCGGCCCAGTATGCGTATCCACCTCCAGCTTCCAGACCCAAATGGCCAAGGCAGCACAGGGTGACCACGCGGCGCTCGGCTCCGCTCGCGTCCTGCACAACATCACCAATACCTACGGCTACATCTCTGCCATCGTGCCTATCCTCGGCCTCGGCGTATTCCTTTCCGATATCAGCGCTTACAAGTCCGAAGTGAATTTCCACATCGCCATCTTGGTTGCCATCGTCGCATGGTGCCTGCTCTTCTTCGTCATTCTGCCAAAGCAAAAGAAGGCAATGGCCGCCCTCGAATCGACTGAATCCTTCGACTACGCGGCAGCCAAGAAGCCGCTGTCCGCATTCGGCGGCGTATTCAACCTTCTGTGGATCATCTGCCTCATCCTGATGTACGTCAACTTCTAA
- a CDS encoding HNH endonuclease family protein yields the protein MKSYYLAALSCITVLIGAWYAWPFPRFDVTTLPSRPEAAGYNREDFGIWQPHGACTTREVILESQSSDPLHSCHARSGTLYDPYSGTTIPATSPIEIDHIFPLSAAYDLGASEWDRETKVRFGNDPLNLVATSRELNQEKSDALPAEWLPPANRCDYSRRLADIARKYSLPLPSKDVRVMQRQCRLAVLTGS from the coding sequence ATGAAGTCCTATTACCTGGCCGCGCTATCATGCATCACCGTCCTCATCGGTGCATGGTATGCGTGGCCTTTTCCGCGTTTTGACGTCACCACGCTCCCCTCCCGCCCCGAAGCCGCCGGCTACAACCGTGAGGACTTCGGCATCTGGCAACCCCACGGCGCCTGCACCACCCGCGAGGTCATTCTAGAAAGCCAATCCAGCGATCCCCTCCACTCCTGCCACGCCCGCAGCGGGACTCTTTATGACCCCTATAGTGGCACCACCATTCCCGCTACCTCTCCCATTGAGATCGACCACATCTTTCCCCTCTCCGCGGCCTATGACCTTGGCGCTTCCGAGTGGGACCGCGAAACCAAGGTCCGCTTTGGCAACGACCCGCTCAATCTCGTAGCTACCAGCCGTGAGCTCAACCAAGAAAAGTCAGACGCCCTCCCCGCGGAATGGCTACCTCCCGCCAACCGCTGCGACTACTCCCGCCGACTCGCCGACATCGCCCGAAAGTACTCCCTTCCCCTGCCTTCCAAGGACGTTCGGGTGATGCAAAGGCAATGTCGGTTAGCCGTACTCACCGGAAGTTGA